One part of the Chryseobacterium mulctrae genome encodes these proteins:
- a CDS encoding DUF4286 family protein: MSVLSITFHCINSSIDEWENYVDETLVLMTENLMDVDKYILSEVHSDFIDEGKNYNLLLIFDNEEKRTEFMESELLNISERIETKFGQDVMIFNTSLNPKKKNL; this comes from the coding sequence ATGAGTGTATTAAGTATAACTTTTCATTGCATAAACAGCAGCATAGATGAGTGGGAAAACTATGTGGATGAAACTTTAGTTTTAATGACGGAAAACCTTATGGATGTTGATAAATACATCTTATCTGAAGTTCACAGTGATTTTATTGATGAAGGAAAAAATTATAACCTTCTTTTAATCTTTGATAACGAAGAAAAAAGAACAGAATTTATGGAAAGTGAATTATTAAACATCTCCGAAAGAATCGAAACTAAATTTGGGCAGGATGTGATGATTTTCAATACTTCTTTAAATCCTAAGAAGAAAAATCTTTAG
- the gyrA gene encoding DNA gyrase subunit A: MQKEGERLIPINIVDEMKSSYIDYSMSVIVSRALPDVRDGLKPVHRRVLYGMYGLGVFSNRKYLKSARIVGDVLGKYHPHGDSSVYDAMVRMAQPWSLRYPQVDGQGNFGSMDGDPPAAMRYTEARLKKVSDEILSDLDKETVDFQNNFDDSLTEPTVMPTKIPNLLVNGTSGIAVGMATNMAPHNLSEAVDAITAYIDNKEISIDELMQHIVAPDFPTGGIIYGYDGVRDAFHTGRGRVVLRAKVSFEEVHNRNAIIVTEIPYQVNKAEMIARTAELVKDEKIPGIYEIRDESDRNGMRIVYELKNDAIPNVVLNLLYKYTSLQTSFSVNNIALVHGRPEQLNLKDIIHHFVEHRHVVIVRRTEYELRKAKERAHILEGFMKVIGSQDSLDKAISIIRHSANPQGAKEGLIEAFELSEIQAQAILDLRLARLTGMELDKIRDEYDAIMKEINNLEDILANEPRRFQIIKEELAEVKEKYGDERRTEIDYSGGEMSIEDIIPNEAVVLTISHAGYVKRTLLSEYKIQSRGGVGNKAATTRDSDFLEYIVSATNHQYMLFFTEKGKCYWLRVFEIPEGSKTAKGRAVQNLINIEPDDKIKAYIRTNDLKDVDYINQMSVVMITKNGTIKKTSLEAYSRPRVNGINAIEIRENDQLLSAYLTNGESQIMIATKNGKCIRFPEEKVREVGRGSIGVRGITMEENDEVIGMIVVNDLENDTVLVVSEKGYGKRTAVEDYRITNRGGKGVITLNITEKTGNLIAIQNVTDEDGLMIINKSGVAIRMNMDEMRVMGRNTQGVRMINLKKNDEIAAIAKVSMDKDVEEEVIEGEESEENISTEENASPKAENTEENPTDGTENSDSEE, from the coding sequence ATGCAAAAAGAAGGAGAAAGATTAATTCCTATCAACATTGTTGATGAAATGAAATCATCTTACATTGATTATTCGATGTCGGTTATTGTTTCGAGAGCATTACCGGACGTAAGAGATGGTCTTAAGCCAGTACACCGAAGAGTGCTTTATGGTATGTATGGTTTAGGGGTTTTCTCAAACAGAAAATACTTAAAGTCAGCGAGAATTGTTGGGGATGTTTTAGGTAAATATCACCCACATGGAGATTCTTCAGTTTATGACGCAATGGTAAGAATGGCTCAGCCTTGGAGTTTACGTTATCCACAGGTTGACGGTCAGGGTAACTTCGGTTCGATGGATGGTGATCCACCTGCAGCAATGCGTTATACTGAGGCAAGACTTAAAAAAGTTTCGGACGAAATTTTATCAGATCTTGATAAAGAAACAGTTGACTTTCAAAATAACTTTGATGACAGCTTAACAGAGCCTACTGTAATGCCTACAAAAATTCCAAATCTTTTGGTGAACGGTACTTCTGGTATCGCGGTAGGAATGGCAACGAATATGGCGCCTCACAATCTCTCTGAAGCTGTAGATGCAATTACTGCATATATTGATAATAAAGAAATTAGCATCGATGAACTTATGCAGCACATTGTTGCTCCGGATTTTCCTACAGGTGGAATTATCTACGGATATGATGGTGTAAGAGATGCTTTCCATACAGGAAGAGGAAGAGTGGTTCTTAGAGCAAAAGTAAGCTTCGAGGAAGTACACAACAGAAATGCAATTATCGTAACCGAAATACCTTATCAGGTAAACAAAGCTGAAATGATTGCCAGAACAGCTGAGTTGGTAAAAGATGAGAAAATTCCTGGAATCTACGAAATCAGAGATGAATCAGACAGAAACGGGATGCGTATCGTTTATGAATTGAAAAATGATGCAATTCCTAATGTTGTTCTGAACTTATTATATAAATATACTTCGCTACAAACTTCTTTCAGTGTAAACAATATCGCTTTGGTACACGGAAGACCGGAGCAGCTGAATTTGAAAGATATTATTCACCATTTTGTTGAGCACAGACATGTGGTGATTGTAAGAAGAACTGAATACGAACTTAGAAAAGCTAAAGAAAGAGCCCACATCCTTGAAGGTTTCATGAAAGTGATTGGTTCTCAGGATTCTTTAGATAAAGCAATTTCAATTATTCGTCACAGTGCCAATCCACAAGGTGCAAAAGAAGGATTAATTGAAGCATTTGAATTATCAGAAATTCAGGCGCAGGCAATTCTTGATCTTCGTTTGGCTCGTCTTACAGGAATGGAGCTTGATAAGATCCGTGACGAATACGATGCTATTATGAAAGAAATTAATAATTTAGAAGATATTTTGGCTAATGAACCAAGAAGATTTCAAATTATTAAGGAAGAATTAGCTGAAGTAAAAGAAAAATACGGTGATGAAAGAAGAACAGAAATCGATTATTCTGGAGGTGAAATGTCTATTGAAGATATTATTCCGAATGAAGCGGTTGTTCTTACTATTTCTCATGCAGGATATGTAAAGAGAACGTTGCTTTCAGAATATAAAATTCAAAGTAGAGGTGGAGTTGGTAATAAAGCGGCTACAACAAGAGATTCAGATTTCTTGGAGTATATCGTTTCTGCAACCAATCACCAATACATGTTGTTCTTTACTGAAAAAGGTAAGTGTTACTGGTTAAGAGTATTTGAAATTCCAGAAGGTTCTAAAACGGCAAAAGGAAGAGCGGTACAAAACTTAATCAACATCGAACCGGATGATAAGATTAAAGCATACATCAGAACCAATGATCTGAAAGATGTAGATTACATCAATCAAATGAGCGTTGTAATGATTACTAAAAACGGTACGATTAAGAAAACATCTTTAGAAGCTTATTCAAGACCGAGAGTAAATGGTATTAATGCTATCGAAATCAGAGAAAACGATCAGTTATTAAGTGCTTATCTTACGAATGGTGAATCTCAGATTATGATTGCTACCAAAAATGGTAAATGTATCCGTTTCCCTGAAGAAAAAGTAAGAGAAGTTGGTAGAGGATCTATCGGAGTTCGTGGTATTACGATGGAAGAGAACGATGAGGTTATTGGTATGATTGTTGTCAACGATTTGGAAAATGATACAGTTCTTGTAGTTTCTGAAAAAGGATATGGTAAAAGAACCGCAGTTGAAGATTATAGAATTACCAACAGAGGTGGAAAAGGAGTTATTACTTTAAATATCACTGAAAAGACGGGTAATCTTATTGCTATTCAGAATGTTACAGATGAAGATGGATTGATGATTATCAATAAATCCGGGGTTGCTATCAGAATGAATATGGACGAAATGCGTGTGATGGGTAGAAATACTCAGGGTGTAAGAATGATCAATCTTAAAAAGAATGACGAGATTGCAGCTATTGCAAAAGTATCAATGGATAAAGATGTAGAAGAGGAAGTTATTGAAGGAGAAGAATCTGAAGAAAATATTTCAACAGAAGAAAATGCTTCGCCAAAAGCAGAAAATACAGAAGAAAACCCGACTGATGGAACTGAAAATTCAGATTCTGAAGAATAA
- a CDS encoding tetratricopeptide repeat protein, which translates to MKKLILGIAIVSSVFAFGQKEDKKDVNAQVQATNKAAMDAYNAKNYTVAGPKFIELYDLLKANGQEDKTYKYYAGLSYALANNLDESIKIYTDLINSGYTGVQTTYTAKENKTGQVSAYDKATWDLIKKTSKDYSDFKTEQTQSVEPDLYETLSTLLLNAKKNDEALAIIEKGLAKYPNNAKLKEYHGSALYATGKTDQFMVNLKEQLAKKPNDATNWYNLGVLQSKTPATADAIASFNKAIELGSNDPKLINNAYQNLVYTSIGDDDKAVKEINAVRKSDPDKATTLIEARKERFNKALPHAEKWYQANPNNLDAVSTLKDIYGILKNQTKLAEMKAKEAELEAKAK; encoded by the coding sequence ATGAAAAAGCTAATTTTAGGTATAGCAATCGTTTCTTCGGTTTTTGCTTTTGGGCAAAAAGAAGATAAAAAAGATGTAAATGCTCAAGTTCAAGCTACTAATAAAGCGGCGATGGATGCATATAATGCAAAAAATTATACGGTTGCAGGACCAAAGTTCATAGAACTTTATGATTTATTAAAAGCAAACGGTCAAGAGGATAAAACTTACAAGTATTATGCAGGTTTGAGTTATGCTTTGGCAAACAACTTAGATGAATCTATAAAAATTTATACTGATTTAATTAATTCTGGGTATACAGGAGTTCAGACAACTTACACGGCAAAAGAAAATAAAACCGGACAAGTTTCAGCTTACGATAAAGCTACATGGGATTTAATTAAAAAAACCTCAAAAGATTATTCTGATTTTAAAACAGAGCAAACGCAAAGTGTTGAGCCAGATTTGTATGAAACTTTATCGACATTGCTTTTAAATGCAAAGAAAAATGATGAAGCTTTAGCAATAATTGAAAAAGGTTTAGCAAAGTATCCTAATAATGCTAAATTAAAAGAATATCATGGTTCTGCATTATACGCGACAGGTAAAACTGATCAATTTATGGTAAATCTTAAGGAGCAATTGGCAAAAAAACCTAATGATGCTACTAATTGGTATAACTTAGGAGTTTTACAATCAAAAACCCCAGCTACAGCTGATGCAATAGCATCTTTCAATAAAGCGATTGAGTTAGGTTCAAATGACCCGAAATTGATTAATAATGCTTATCAAAATTTAGTATATACTTCTATTGGTGATGATGATAAGGCTGTAAAAGAAATCAATGCAGTAAGAAAATCTGATCCAGATAAAGCTACAACGTTAATTGAAGCAAGAAAAGAGAGATTTAATAAAGCATTACCTCATGCTGAAAAATGGTATCAGGCAAATCCTAATAATTTGGATGCTGTCAGTACTTTGAAAGATATTTACGGAATACTTAAAAATCAGACAAAGCTTGCTGAAATGAAAGCTAAAGAAGCTGAGCTTGAAGCTAAAGCGAAGTAA
- a CDS encoding GLPGLI family protein: protein MYYHKKSFSLLFLFCAVFFHAHLYKKDTLRGEFIYLLKAKFDTRTENRKEELFLLQITDKHSFFASIISLKGDSVMANSGTRRENSDGSITLGWKKGTVIPKTNFNFTIIQSNENIQFFDLAGLSLLTYKEPVIKNWKLVDETKIINSINCKKAEVTFKGRNWIAWYSQEIPFPYGPMKFSGLPGLIVKITDDKGDFDFELVKSVSDSKLKGKLVNIKKSRYIEAIETTQAKLKKAQENANANAAAVLASYGTTIVEGQQIARQREKEREKAREESRKFANPLELEN, encoded by the coding sequence ATGTATTATCATAAAAAATCATTTAGTCTTTTATTTTTATTTTGTGCTGTTTTTTTTCATGCTCATTTATACAAAAAAGATACTTTGCGTGGTGAGTTTATTTATTTGTTAAAAGCTAAATTTGACACACGAACAGAAAATAGAAAAGAAGAACTTTTTTTATTACAAATAACCGATAAGCATTCGTTTTTTGCAAGCATCATATCGTTGAAAGGCGATTCGGTAATGGCGAATTCCGGAACAAGGAGAGAAAATTCAGATGGGAGTATAACTTTGGGTTGGAAAAAAGGAACCGTGATTCCAAAAACAAATTTTAATTTTACCATTATACAGTCAAACGAAAATATACAATTTTTTGATTTAGCAGGATTGTCTCTATTAACCTATAAAGAACCGGTTATAAAAAATTGGAAACTTGTTGATGAAACAAAAATAATTAATTCTATTAATTGTAAAAAAGCAGAAGTCACCTTTAAAGGAAGAAACTGGATCGCATGGTATTCTCAGGAAATTCCGTTTCCGTATGGTCCGATGAAATTTAGCGGATTACCCGGATTAATCGTAAAAATAACAGATGATAAAGGAGACTTTGATTTTGAACTGGTAAAATCTGTATCTGATTCTAAATTAAAAGGAAAATTGGTTAATATAAAGAAAAGCAGATATATTGAAGCAATAGAAACAACACAGGCAAAACTAAAAAAGGCACAAGAAAATGCCAATGCAAATGCTGCTGCCGTACTTGCAAGCTATGGAACAACCATTGTGGAAGGACAGCAAATAGCAAGACAAAGAGAGAAAGAGAGAGAAAAGGCAAGAGAAGAAAGCCGGAAATTTGCAAACCCGTTAGAATTAGAAAATTAA
- a CDS encoding MmcQ/YjbR family DNA-binding protein, giving the protein MDANEILDYCLAKKGVTESFPFDNETLVLKVGVKIFLLMSLERQPLSINVKTDPEWSEELREQHPQITGAFHMNKTHWNSVSLDGLKRHLVLKMIDQSYDLVFKSLTKKAKEEIEILK; this is encoded by the coding sequence ATGGATGCCAACGAAATTTTAGATTATTGTCTTGCAAAAAAAGGAGTGACAGAAAGTTTTCCGTTCGATAACGAAACTTTAGTTTTAAAAGTAGGAGTTAAAATTTTTCTGTTGATGTCTTTAGAAAGACAGCCTTTAAGCATCAATGTAAAAACAGATCCTGAATGGAGCGAGGAACTTCGTGAGCAACATCCACAGATTACAGGTGCATTTCACATGAATAAAACCCATTGGAATTCTGTTTCTTTAGATGGTTTGAAAAGACATTTAGTTTTAAAAATGATAGATCAGTCTTATGATTTGGTTTTTAAATCTTTAACAAAAAAAGCAAAAGAAGAAATTGAAATTCTTAAATAA
- a CDS encoding GNAT family N-acetyltransferase, with translation MNYEIREMLPHDETRVLEIFKQGIDSGIATFDTELPSSEAWNSSFLNDCRWVLENENSEVIGWCALKPVSKRDCFKGVAEVSIYFDNNYLGKGLGSVLLKKLILDSENHGFWTLQSNIFPENEASIKFHQKNGFRIVGKRDKVGQLHGEWKDLVMLEKRSPNIF, from the coding sequence ATGAACTACGAGATAAGAGAAATGCTTCCGCATGACGAAACCAGAGTTTTAGAAATTTTCAAACAGGGAATTGACAGCGGAATTGCCACATTCGACACCGAATTGCCAAGTTCAGAAGCCTGGAATTCCAGCTTTTTAAATGACTGCAGATGGGTTTTGGAAAATGAAAACAGCGAAGTGATTGGTTGGTGCGCTTTAAAACCTGTAAGTAAAAGAGATTGTTTTAAAGGAGTTGCCGAAGTAAGTATTTATTTTGATAATAATTACCTTGGGAAAGGTTTGGGTTCGGTTCTTTTAAAAAAACTGATTCTCGATAGTGAAAACCACGGATTCTGGACTTTACAATCAAATATTTTTCCTGAAAATGAAGCGTCTATAAAATTTCATCAGAAAAACGGTTTCAGAATCGTTGGTAAAAGAGATAAAGTTGGTCAACTTCATGGTGAATGGAAAGACCTCGTTATGCTGGAAAAAAGGAGCCCGAATATTTTTTAA
- a CDS encoding bifunctional riboflavin kinase/FAD synthetase encodes MKVFRNFSDYPSQKPLALSLGMFDGVHLGHKCIIDELKKVGSAHHLETAVLTFWPHPRFVFNPNEDLKLLNTLDEKTLLMEKYGINNLFLKEFDDEFRNLTGEEFVRQILIEKLNVKYLIIGYDHSFGKNKSGNFELLQKLSKELDFEVEQMEAINIHENNISSTKIRNALLAGNILEANEMLGYSYSVSGKVVHGKKLGRTIGYPTANIETENIKLLPKKGAYIVEVLVNNLQYKGMLSVGTNPTVNGEKLTVEVYILDFEGDIYDEKITVKFRDFLHEEIKFEGLEKLIERLDEDKRLTENFLF; translated from the coding sequence TTGAAAGTTTTCAGAAATTTTAGTGATTATCCCTCTCAAAAGCCTTTGGCGTTATCATTGGGAATGTTTGACGGAGTTCATCTTGGCCATAAATGTATCATCGATGAGCTGAAAAAAGTGGGCTCTGCCCATCATCTGGAAACTGCAGTTCTTACTTTCTGGCCACATCCGAGATTTGTTTTTAATCCAAATGAAGACTTGAAACTTCTTAATACTTTGGATGAAAAAACTTTACTGATGGAGAAATATGGCATCAATAATTTGTTTTTAAAAGAATTTGATGACGAATTCAGAAACCTTACCGGTGAAGAATTTGTGCGTCAGATTTTAATTGAGAAATTAAATGTCAAATATTTAATCATAGGTTACGATCATTCTTTCGGTAAAAATAAAAGCGGAAATTTTGAATTGCTTCAAAAACTTTCTAAAGAATTAGATTTTGAAGTAGAGCAAATGGAAGCGATCAACATCCACGAAAATAACATTAGCTCTACAAAAATCAGAAATGCTTTATTAGCAGGAAATATTTTGGAGGCCAATGAAATGTTGGGTTACTCCTACTCTGTTTCCGGAAAGGTTGTGCATGGAAAGAAATTAGGCAGAACTATCGGTTATCCAACCGCCAATATAGAAACTGAAAATATAAAATTACTTCCAAAAAAAGGTGCTTATATTGTTGAAGTTCTTGTAAACAACCTGCAATATAAAGGAATGTTGAGCGTAGGAACCAACCCTACCGTAAACGGAGAAAAACTAACTGTTGAAGTTTACATTCTTGATTTTGAAGGAGATATTTATGACGAAAAAATCACTGTGAAATTCAGAGATTTTCTTCATGAGGAAATTAAATTTGAAGGTTTAGAAAAATTGATTGAAAGGTTGGATGAAGATAAAAGATTGACTGAGAATTTTCTTTTTTGA
- a CDS encoding NAD(P)H-binding protein, whose translation MKALVIGATGATGKDLVNQLLQDNDFEEVNVFVRKPLSITNEKLKTHVVDFEKYEDWKNLVKGDVAFSCLGTTLKDAGSKDAQRKVDFDYQYQFAKAAKENNVDDYILVSAYGANPKSKIFYSKMKGELEEAVKKLHFNKITIFKPGMLERKDSERTGEVLGSRIIKFANTLGLFESQKPLPTNILAKAMINSSKIKSNGYSSIKLGNIFCFAEKSNT comes from the coding sequence ATGAAAGCTTTAGTAATCGGTGCTACAGGTGCGACAGGAAAAGATTTGGTAAATCAATTGTTACAGGACAACGATTTTGAGGAAGTGAATGTTTTTGTAAGAAAGCCATTATCCATCACCAATGAAAAATTAAAAACTCATGTTGTTGATTTTGAAAAATATGAAGACTGGAAAAATCTTGTGAAAGGTGACGTTGCATTTTCTTGTCTCGGAACCACACTTAAAGATGCAGGAAGCAAAGATGCACAGAGAAAAGTTGATTTCGATTATCAATATCAATTTGCAAAAGCTGCAAAAGAAAATAATGTGGATGATTATATTTTGGTTTCTGCTTACGGAGCCAATCCTAAATCAAAAATTTTTTATTCTAAAATGAAAGGCGAGCTTGAAGAAGCTGTAAAAAAACTTCATTTTAATAAAATTACCATTTTCAAACCCGGAATGCTCGAAAGAAAAGATTCTGAAAGAACAGGAGAAGTTTTGGGGAGCAGAATTATAAAATTTGCCAATACATTGGGGCTTTTCGAAAGCCAAAAACCTTTACCAACCAATATTTTAGCTAAAGCAATGATTAATTCTTCCAAAATAAAAAGTAATGGCTACTCGAGTATAAAACTGGGAAATATTTTCTGTTTTGCTGAGAAAAGTAATACTTAA
- a CDS encoding FoF1 ATP synthase subunit delta/epsilon: MNIKILTPEYVVFEGEVDSVLLPGKNGEFHLMKNHAGIVSSLSNGKVKLFTKSVDEAYAKNFTKENENQNEVFTYPIKSGVVEFNNDKGIILCE, from the coding sequence ATGAATATAAAAATTTTAACACCAGAATACGTAGTTTTTGAAGGAGAAGTAGACTCAGTATTGCTGCCTGGAAAGAATGGTGAATTTCACCTGATGAAAAACCACGCAGGAATTGTTTCTTCATTATCAAACGGTAAAGTAAAGCTATTTACAAAGTCTGTAGATGAAGCTTATGCTAAAAACTTTACCAAAGAAAATGAAAATCAAAACGAAGTTTTTACGTATCCTATAAAAAGCGGTGTTGTAGAATTTAATAATGATAAAGGAATTATCCTTTGCGAATAA
- the atpD gene encoding F0F1 ATP synthase subunit beta, with protein MANQIKGKISQIIGPVIDVVFNNVEAIPSIYDALEITKENGEKVVLEVEQHIGQDTVRCIAMDATDGLKRGQDVIGYGNPIIMPIGDAVNGRLFNVVGDAIDGLQNISKEGGLPIHRPAPKFDQLSTSAEVLFTGIKVIDLVEPYSKGGKIGLFGGAGVGKTVLIQELINNIAKGHGGLSVFAGVGERTREGNDLLREMLESGIIKYGDDFMHSMENGGWDLSKVDLEVMKDSKAAFVFGQMNEPPGARARVALSGLTLAEYYRDGGETGQGRDVLFFVDNIFRFTQAGSEVSALLGRMPSAVGYQPTLASEMGAMQERITSTKNGSITSVQAVYVPADDLTDPAPATTFAHLDATTVLDRKIASLGIYPAVDPLASTSRILAPEIIGEEHYNCAQRVKEILQRYKALQDIIAILGMEELSEEDKSVVYRARKVQRFLSQPFHVAEQFTGIPGSLVDIKDTIKGFNMIMDGELDHLPEAAFNLKGTIEEAIEAGQKMLADNA; from the coding sequence ATGGCAAACCAAATTAAAGGAAAAATTTCTCAAATTATTGGTCCTGTAATCGACGTAGTTTTTAATAATGTAGAAGCTATTCCAAGTATCTATGATGCTTTGGAGATTACAAAAGAAAACGGTGAAAAAGTAGTATTAGAAGTAGAGCAGCATATTGGTCAGGATACGGTAAGATGTATCGCGATGGATGCAACTGATGGTCTTAAAAGAGGTCAGGATGTAATTGGATACGGAAATCCTATTATCATGCCAATCGGTGATGCGGTAAACGGAAGACTATTCAACGTTGTTGGGGATGCTATCGACGGACTTCAGAATATTTCTAAGGAAGGTGGTCTTCCTATTCACAGACCAGCTCCAAAATTTGATCAACTTTCAACTTCTGCAGAAGTTTTATTCACAGGTATTAAAGTAATCGACTTAGTAGAGCCTTACTCAAAAGGAGGTAAAATTGGTTTGTTTGGTGGTGCAGGTGTAGGTAAAACTGTATTGATCCAGGAGTTGATTAACAATATTGCAAAAGGACACGGTGGTCTTTCTGTTTTTGCCGGTGTAGGTGAAAGAACGAGAGAAGGAAATGACCTTTTGAGAGAGATGTTAGAATCAGGTATTATTAAATACGGTGATGATTTCATGCACTCTATGGAAAACGGAGGTTGGGATCTTTCTAAAGTAGATTTAGAAGTAATGAAAGATTCTAAAGCTGCATTCGTTTTCGGACAAATGAACGAGCCACCTGGAGCAAGAGCGAGAGTAGCACTTTCTGGTCTTACTTTAGCTGAGTACTACAGAGACGGTGGTGAAACAGGACAAGGAAGAGACGTACTTTTCTTCGTAGATAATATCTTCCGTTTTACACAAGCTGGTTCTGAAGTATCTGCACTTTTGGGTCGTATGCCTTCTGCGGTAGGTTACCAACCAACTTTGGCATCTGAAATGGGTGCGATGCAGGAAAGAATTACTTCTACTAAAAATGGTTCAATTACTTCAGTACAGGCGGTTTACGTACCTGCGGATGACTTAACTGACCCGGCTCCTGCTACAACGTTTGCTCACTTAGATGCAACAACTGTACTAGATAGAAAAATTGCTTCATTAGGTATTTATCCAGCGGTAGATCCATTGGCTTCTACGTCAAGAATCTTGGCTCCGGAAATTATCGGTGAAGAACATTATAACTGTGCTCAGAGAGTAAAAGAAATTCTTCAGAGATACAAAGCTCTTCAGGATATCATTGCAATTCTTGGTATGGAAGAACTTTCTGAAGAAGATAAATCTGTAGTTTACCGTGCTAGAAAAGTTCAGAGATTCTTATCTCAGCCTTTCCACGTTGCTGAACAGTTTACAGGTATTCCGGGATCATTGGTAGATATCAAAGATACCATCAAAGGATTCAACATGATTATGGATGGTGAATTGGATCACTTACCGGAAGCTGCTTTCAACTTGAAAGGAACTATCGAAGAAGCGATCGAAGCTGGACAAAAAATGTTAGCGGATAACGCTTAA
- a CDS encoding bacteriocin-like protein yields the protein MKKFKKLSRNDLRTVKAGEKRTFFVETSCGVSAMTTQDWTYQQVDEWEARLEAYYCKKPVYSGSDVEHLA from the coding sequence ATGAAAAAATTTAAAAAATTATCTCGCAATGATCTTAGAACAGTAAAGGCAGGCGAAAAGAGAACTTTTTTTGTAGAAACCTCTTGTGGAGTATCAGCTATGACTACTCAAGATTGGACTTATCAGCAAGTTGACGAATGGGAAGCAAGGCTTGAAGCGTATTACTGTAAAAAACCAGTTTACAGTGGTTCTGATGTTGAACATCTAGCTTAA